Proteins from a single region of Coregonus clupeaformis isolate EN_2021a chromosome 19, ASM2061545v1, whole genome shotgun sequence:
- the c19h12orf29 gene encoding uncharacterized protein C12orf29 homolog, protein MRRFGSVQQKIPCVFLTEVKEEQSRKRECQQFQVVATENVNPIALESNIDGALTTEKLDGTCCYVSIYKGQSYLWARLDRKPTKQADKRFKKHQYSHKSCKGFTWNVKEDFKMVPESWVPAHRVQHHNGQPVPDEHGHIPGWVPVEKDNKQYCWHSSVVDYDAGVALVLRPSAENEDLLEITMIPLADLLEQTLELIGTNVNGNPYGMGSKKQPVHVLVAHGSVRIRNPPPVDYQQLCSWFQDNQEGRVEGIVWHCNDGTLVKLHRHHLGLRWPDGDTILNARPVVVHVDGTIREYDITSKDLFTSLSQLNGHRFSRLQDIQFDP, encoded by the exons CAATTTCAGGTTGTAGCCACCGAAAATGTGAACCCTATAGCACTGGAATCGAATATTGACGGTGCACTTACCACAGAAAAGCTGGATGGCACCTGCTGCTATGTTTCCATTTATAAAG GGCAATCATATCTCTGGGCTCGACTAGACCGGAAGCCCACCAAGCAGGCAGACAAGAGGTTCAAGAAGCATCAGTATTCCCACAAAAGTTGCAAAGGTTTCACCTGGAATGTGAAAGAAGACTTTAAGATGGTTCCAGAGTCTTGGGTCCCAGCACACAGAGTTCAGCACCACAATGGACAGCCTGTACCAGATGAGCACGGACACATCCCAG GTTGGGTTCCTGTGGAGAAAGACAACAAGCAGTACTGTTGGCACTCCTCTGTTGTGGACTATGATGCTGGGGTAGCGCTGGTTCTGAGGCCCAGTGCTGAGAATGAAGACCTGCTAGAGATCACCATGATACCACTGGCTGATCTCCTGGAGCAAACCCTGGAGCTTATTGGAACCAACGTCAATGGGAACCCATATG GGATGGGAAGTAAAAAGCAGCCTGTCCACGTCCTGGTTGCCCATGGGAGTGTGCGCATCAGGAACCCTCCCCCGGTGGACTACCAGCAGTTGTGTTCCTGGTTCCAAGACAATCAGGAGGGCCGTGTTGAGGGGATCGTCTGGCACTGTAATGACGGGACCCTGGTCAAG CTCCATCGTCATCACCTGGGGCTGAGATGGCCGGACGGCGACACCATCCTGAACGCTCGGCCTGTGGTCGTCCACGTCGACGGGACCATACGAGAGTATGACATCACCAGCAAGGACTTGTTTACATCTCTCTCCCAGTTAAACGGACATCGCTTCAGCAGACTGCAGGACATCCAGTTTGACCCTTAA